A stretch of the Pseudomonas helvetica genome encodes the following:
- a CDS encoding gamma-glutamylcyclotransferase — translation MTAIESACLNLAYPPRLDLGAQLTHEQLLSSMQATMARHKGGPVWLFAYGSLIWRPECTAVERVRGRVHGYHRGLYLWSHEHRGTPEMPGLVFGLDRGGSCSGFAYRLPDEQLEASLYALWQREMPVPSYRPHWLNCRLEDGSKVQALGFVLERHLPSYAGNLPDHVLSQVFESACGRYGTTRDYVEQTAHALRSHAMPDRNLEARLKRCKA, via the coding sequence ATGACCGCCATTGAATCTGCTTGTTTGAATCTGGCTTACCCTCCGCGGCTCGATCTGGGCGCGCAGCTGACTCACGAACAATTGCTCAGCTCGATGCAGGCCACCATGGCCCGGCACAAGGGCGGGCCGGTCTGGTTATTCGCTTACGGTTCATTGATCTGGCGCCCGGAATGCACAGCCGTCGAGCGGGTGCGCGGACGCGTGCATGGTTACCATCGCGGCTTGTACCTATGGTCCCACGAACACCGCGGTACTCCGGAAATGCCGGGGCTGGTGTTTGGGCTGGATCGTGGCGGTTCTTGCAGCGGTTTTGCCTATCGGCTGCCGGATGAGCAGTTGGAAGCTTCGCTGTACGCGCTTTGGCAGCGTGAAATGCCGGTGCCGTCTTATCGCCCGCACTGGCTCAATTGCCGGCTGGAAGACGGCAGCAAGGTTCAGGCATTGGGGTTTGTTTTGGAGCGGCACCTGCCCAGCTATGCCGGCAACTTGCCGGACCATGTGCTGAGCCAGGTGTTCGAAAGCGCTTGCGGGCGTTACGGCACTACTCGCGATTATGTCGAGCAAACCGCACATGCCCTGCGCAGCCACGCCATGCCAGACCGGAATCTGGAGGCGCGGCTCAAGCGCTGCAAGGCTTAA
- a CDS encoding sn-glycerol-3-phosphate transporter encodes MKNLKMYGLLLLALATPALAVESPTQADKGFWYLQGSLYTKHYSPDPDHNNNQDLIGLERNEASGWLFGAVTFRNSFSQRSYYAYAGKRYESADYPVYIKLTGGLLQGYSGEYKDKIPLNHFGVAPVIIPSLGAHYGPVAAELVLLGFNAAMITTGVRF; translated from the coding sequence ATGAAAAACCTGAAAATGTACGGTCTGCTGTTGCTGGCGCTGGCCACCCCGGCGCTGGCAGTCGAAAGCCCGACTCAAGCAGACAAGGGCTTCTGGTACCTGCAAGGTAGCCTCTATACCAAACACTATTCGCCAGACCCCGATCACAATAACAATCAGGACCTGATCGGCCTTGAACGCAATGAAGCATCCGGTTGGTTGTTTGGCGCAGTGACTTTTCGTAACTCGTTCAGTCAGCGCTCGTATTACGCCTATGCGGGGAAGCGTTACGAGAGCGCCGACTATCCGGTGTATATAAAACTGACCGGTGGATTACTCCAGGGCTACAGCGGCGAGTACAAGGACAAGATTCCGCTCAACCACTTCGGCGTAGCGCCCGTGATCATTCCATCACTGGGCGCGCATTACGGCCCGGTCGCTGCCGAGTTGGTTCTGCTCGGCTTTAACGCCGCGATGATCACCACCGGCGTGCGCTTTTAG
- a CDS encoding CDP-6-deoxy-delta-3,4-glucoseen reductase — MRVTLQPSGAVLEILPGERILDGARRLGYECPQSCRNGNCHVCAALLVEGRVKQTGDVRDHGEFYTCIAEPLEDCIVLWDGVLALGELPVRSLSCQVTECVDVGGDTWRVRLRAPAGKPPRYHAGQYLLIERENGEKSAFSLASAPHSGRDLELHVLAREASALSLIEQLQRNRMVRIEMPFGDTHLAELPDCPLVLMAAGTGMGQIHSLIEHCRAKGFKHPVHLYWGVRRPEDFYQIEHWDEWLKLPNLFLHKVVSDLCGWEGRCGMLHEAVCEDFPDLKSLHVYASGSPAMVYGTLDALVNAGMDAHQMRADVFAYAPRPQANNPA; from the coding sequence ATGCGTGTAACCTTGCAGCCGTCCGGAGCAGTGCTTGAGATACTGCCCGGCGAGCGGATTCTCGATGGGGCGCGGCGTTTGGGCTATGAGTGCCCGCAAAGCTGCCGTAATGGCAACTGCCACGTTTGCGCGGCGTTGCTGGTCGAAGGTCGGGTCAAGCAGACCGGCGATGTGCGCGATCACGGTGAGTTCTACACTTGCATAGCAGAGCCGCTGGAAGACTGCATCGTATTGTGGGATGGCGTCCTTGCGCTGGGAGAACTACCGGTGCGCAGCCTGTCGTGTCAGGTCACTGAATGCGTAGACGTCGGCGGTGATACCTGGCGGGTTCGACTGCGGGCACCGGCCGGCAAGCCGCCGCGCTATCACGCCGGGCAGTACCTGCTGATCGAGCGCGAGAATGGCGAGAAATCCGCCTTCTCGCTGGCCTCTGCGCCGCATTCAGGACGAGATCTGGAACTGCATGTGCTGGCGCGCGAAGCCAGTGCGCTCAGCCTGATCGAGCAGTTGCAGCGCAATCGCATGGTGCGCATTGAAATGCCCTTCGGCGATACGCATCTGGCCGAGTTGCCTGACTGTCCGCTGGTGTTGATGGCGGCGGGTACCGGCATGGGGCAGATCCACAGCCTGATCGAGCATTGCCGGGCCAAGGGCTTCAAGCATCCGGTACACCTGTATTGGGGCGTGCGGCGGCCGGAAGACTTCTATCAGATCGAACATTGGGATGAATGGCTGAAGCTGCCCAACCTGTTCCTGCACAAGGTCGTCAGCGATCTGTGCGGTTGGGAAGGGCGTTGCGGCATGCTGCACGAGGCGGTTTGCGAGGATTTCCCCGACCTGAAGTCCCTGCATGTGTACGCCAGCGGTTCGCCGGCGATGGTTTACGGCACGCTGGACGCCTTGGTCAACGCCGGGATGGACGCGCACCAGATGCGCGCTGACGTCTTCGCCTACGCGCCTCGTCCACAAGCCAACAACCCTGCCTAA